The genomic window GGTGCTGGCGCCGCATTTCGGCATCCTGCTGCTCAGCCTCGCCACCATCTGGTCCTTCAGCCCGCTGCCCGATGCCTTCACGCTGGAGCACTACGGCACGGTGCTGCGCGAGACGCCGCAATTCATCACCAATACGCTGCTCTATTGCGGGCTGGCGGGGCTGATCGACGTCGTCATCGGCGTCACCATCGCGTGGCTGGTGCTGCGGACGAAGCTGCCCGGGCGCAAGCTGCTCGACATGGCGGCGATGTCGGCGCTGGCGGTGCCGGGCCTCGTGCTCGGCATCGGCATCCTGCGGACCTATTTCGACGTGAAGCTGTGGGATGGCGCCTCGCTCGCCACCTCCTGGATCATGCTGACCATCGTGCTGGCGGTGCGGCGGCTGCCCTATGCGCTGCGCGCCTCCACCGCCGCCTTGCAGCAGGTCCATCGCAGCCTGGAGGAAGCGGCGGAGAACATGGGCGCGGGCAAGGTGACGACGTTGCGTCGCATCGTGGTGCCGCTGATGGCGGGTGGGCTGGCCGCCGCCTTCGTCACCAGCTTCGCCACCGCCGCGGTGGAATTGTCCGCCACGCTGGTGCTCGCCACGCGCGACGTGGACGCACCGCTGTCCTACGGCATCTACATCTACATGCAGAGCGCGGCGGGCCGTGGGCCCGGGGCCGCGCTCGGCGTCATCGCGGTGCTGGTGGTGGCCATCTGCACCTTCGCCGCGCACCGCTTCGCCGAACGCGAACGCAGCCGCCGCACCCGCAGCAGTGACCCGAGGGCCGAATGAGCGAAGCCGGTGTCGATGTCCAGTCCGTCAGCTTCGGCTACGGCGCAACCCGCGTGCTGGAGGATGTCTCCCTCACCGTGCGAAAGGGCGAGTTCTTCGCCTTCCTCGGCCCCTCGGGCAGCGGCAAGACCACGTTGCTGCGCCTCATCGCGGGCTTCGGCCAGCCCGAGCGCGGCCGCATCATGATCGGCGGGCGCGACGCCACGCGCCTCGCCCCCTGGGACCGCAATGTGGGCCTCGTCTTCCAGAGCTACGCGCTCTGGCCGCACATGACGGTGGGCGAGAACGTGGCCTTCGGCCTGGAACAGCGCCGGGTGGGCCGCGCCGAGCGCGACCGCCGCGTGCGGGCCGCGCTGGACCTGGTGGGCCTCGCGCACCTGATCGACCGCCGCCCCGCGCAACTCTCCGGCGGGCAGCAGCAGCGCGTCGCCATCGCCCGCACCCTGGCCATCGAGCCCGAGGTGCTGCTGCTGGACGAACCCCTTTCCAACCTCGATGCCGGGCTGCGCGCGGGCGTGCGGGCGGAGCTGGTGGAGCTGCAACGCCGTCTCGGCCTCACCACCATCCTGGTCACGCATGACCAGGAGGAGGCCAATGCGGCCGCCGACCGTATGGCGGTGCTGAATGAGGGGCGCGTGCTGCAGGTGGGCGCGCCCACGGAACTCTATGACCACCCGGCGAACCGCTTCGTGGCGGGCTTCCTCGGCACCGCCAACATGCTGGAGGGCGAACTGGCGGCGGATGGCTTCCATGCGGGCGGCCTGGTGCTGCCCGTGGCCGAGGCGGCCCCGCCCGGCCGCGCCACCCTGGCACTTCGCCCCCAGGCCATCACGCTGCTGCGCGAGGGCGGCGCCCTCCAGGCGCGTGTGCTGCGCGCGGAATTCCTGGGCGGCCATGTCCGCTACACGCTGGAGGCGGGCGAGGGGCTGCGCCTGGTGGCGGAGGAGCCGCATCTGCGCGGCCTCGCCCCGCTCGCCGCCGGCTCCGCCATCGGCATGGCGCTCGACCCCGCCCAGGCCACGCTGCTTCGCCAGTAAGGAACGCCACGGCGGCACGCGCCGCCTGTCGGCGGCGCGCATGGCGAATACCTGTTCGCAACGGAACGGGGCGAATGCTTCGCCACCGCCCCCAACCCCCTCCCGCCCCTGCGCCGGGGCGGGGCGGGGAAACGGCGAAGCGCCCTTATTCCAGGCGCAGGCCGATCCGCGCGACCACCTCGCGGTAGATCGCGAATTGGCGGTCCAGGAATTCCCGCGTCATGGCCGGCGTGCTGTTCAGCTCCGGCACGGTGCCGGTCGTCTCCAGGCGCTCCCGCACGGTCGGGTCCGAGATGGCCCGGGCGGCGGCGCGGCCGATGGCCTCCACGATCTCGGGCGGCATCCCGGCGGGCCCGGCGAGCACGGTCCAGCTGGCCAGTTCATAGCCCGGCACGCCGGCCTCCGCGATGGTGGGCACATCCGTGAAGTTCGGGTCGCGCGCGGCGGTGGTCACGGCCAGCAGCCGGAGCGAACCGGCGCGGATCTGCCCGATATTGGAGCCGACGGTGTCAATGGCGAAGAGCGTCTCCCCCTTCATGATCGCCTCGGCCGTCTGCGAGCCGCCGCGATAGGGGACGTGCACCGCCTCCACACCGGCCGACTTGCAGAAATACTCCGAGGCCAGGTGCGCGATGCCGCCCACGCCCGAACTCGCATAGGAGTAGCGGCCGGGCGCGGCGCGCATGCGGTCCAGCAGCTCGCGCGTCGTGGTGATGCCGCTGTCGCGCGACACCAGCAGCCCCATGGTGCTGAGGCCGAACAGGGCGAGCGGCGTGAAATCCTCGGTCGGGTGGTAGCGGGCGGCCGCGGCGCCGGAGGCAGGCGCCACCGCGAAGGTCGAGGCCGAGCCGACCAGCAGGGTGTAGCCATCCGGCCGTGCCCGCCGCACCACATTGGCGCCCAGCGCGCTGCCCGCGCCGGGGCGGTTGTCCACCACGGCGCGGCCACCCTCGGAGAGGAAGGGGCCGAGCTTGTCGGCCAGCAGTCGGCCGGCCATGTCGGTGGCGCCCCCGGCCGCGAAGGGGACGATGATGCTGATCACCCTGTCCGGGAAGGAGGCGTGGGCGGGCCCAGCGCCGATGCCCAGCGTGGCGGCCGCGCCAAGCGCGCCAAGACCAAGGCTGCGTCGTTCGATCATGTTTCCCCCGGGGTGCTGTTCTTGTTCGCGCGGCCATGGCACGCGATGGCGCCCCGGGAGTCAACACGGCGCGGCCTCAGATGAAGGTCAGCAGCCGGCGCGGATTGCCGACCATGATCGCCTCGATCTCCGCCTCGCTCCAGCCGCGCTTGCGCATGTGCGGCAGCACCGTCTTCTGGATATGGGCATAGCCGTGCCCGCCCCATTCGCTGAATTGGATGGTGTGGCAGATATCATGGCTGATCACGACCTGCTCCAGATGCCCGCGATCAATCACGCGGCGGATGGCGCGCAGGCGCATGCCGTCATTGGGCATGTCGATGTCCGCATGCGCGTAGTAGGTGTTCTCCTGCCCGAACAGGTCCCATTCCAGGATCACGCCGGCATCGGCCAAGCGGAACAGCCGGTCATCGTCGAAGATGGTGCGGTCAATGTGGTCAATGATGGTGCGCGAGAGATCCGCGCCATGGGCGCGCAGGAATTCCACCAGCATCCAGGGGTGGTCCTCGTGCCGCGCGGGGTGGATGGTGAGCGCGGCGCCCGTCTCCTGCTGCGCGATGACGGCGCCGGCCAGCACGCGCTTCTCGAGGTCGGTCCAGGGCCATTGGCAGCCGATCTCGCCCACGATGCCCGCCCGGATGTCGGTGCCCCAGGCGCCCTGCTGCACCTGGTCGATCATTTCCCGGGCGAAGCTGTCCACGCTGCGGTCGTGGTTCGCGGGGTCCTGGTAGTCATGGACGTAGTGGCCGCAGCCCATGACGATATGCGCGCCCGTCTCACGCGCCACCTGGACGAGGCCCTCCGGGTCCGGCTCCAGCCCGCCGATGGTCAGTTCCACCACCGTCTTCCCGCCGGCCGCCACCATCTCGGCCGTGGCGCGGGCGGCCACGGCGCGGTCCTTCTGGGTGGTGTTGCGGATGTCCGGCACCTGGCCGTTCAGCAGGTCCCAGTAGCGCCCCGGCTCCGGCCCGCCCGTGATGGCCGGGTCACGCTGGGCGGGGTGGGTGATGTTCCAGAGCAGGTGCTCGTGCATCAGGGTCGGGCCGAGCTCGGCCGGGTCCAGCAGGCCCAGCACGGTCTGGGCCTTTCCTCGCATGTCGTCGCGTGTCAGGCGCATGGCATTCCCTTCTGTCTGAAAGACGGCCGGTGACAGAGGAGGCCCTCCCGGGGAATGCGGTCAACCCAGGCGCTTGCGCGGCGGAGCGCGCCGCCGGCTGCCACAAAAAGTAACTGGAAACCTTCCGGTATCCCAATATACAGGAAGCTCCGCCCTACCCCCGAGGTTCCATGTCCCAAGCCGGCCTCCCGCCCCAGCCACGCCTGCCCGGAGCGCTCCGGCGGCGGGCGGTGCCCCTGCTGGCGGCCGCGCTGGCGTTGCTGGCCGCGGGCTGCAACGAGGCGCCCTCGCGGGCCACCGCGGCGCAACCCGCCACGCCGCCGCCCGTCGCCGTCACGGTGATGACGCTGCGGCGCGCGGAAGTGCCGGTCACGACGCTGCTGCCCGGGCGGACGGCGGCGCTGCGGGTGGCGGAGGTTCGGCCCCAGGTCGGCGGGGTGCTGCAACAGCGCCTGTTCACGGAGGGTGAGCAGGTGGCGGCGGGCCAGCCCCTGTTCCAGATCGCCGCCGCCCCCTTCGAGGCCGCGGTGCAGCGCGCCGAGGCCGCCCTCGCCCGCGCCGAGGCGGCGGAACGCGCGGCCACCGGCATCGCCAACCGCTACCGCACCCTGGCCCGCGCCCAGGCGGTGAGCGAGCAGAACCTGGAGAATGCCGAGGCCACGCTGCGCCAGACGCGCGCCGACGTCGCCTCCGCCCGCGCCGCGCTGGAGACGGCGCGGATTGACCTGGGCTACACTGAGGTGAAATCGCCCATCGCCGGGCGCACGGGCCGCGCCAACGTGACCGTGGGCGCGCTGGTGACGGGAAGCCAGGCCGCGCCGCTGGTGACCGTGGCGCAGTTCGATCCCATCTATGTGGACCTGACCCAGCCCAGCGCCCGCCTGCTGCAACAGCGGCGCGACGTGGAGAGCGGGGCGCTGCGGCGCGACTCGGCCGACCGCGCGGTGGTGCGGCTGCTGCTGGAGGATGGCTCCGAATACCCGCATGCGGGCGAGGTGCAGTTCTCCGAGGTGATCGTGGACCAGGGCACCGGCTCGGTCACGCTGCGCGCCCTCTTCCCCAACCCGGACCAGATGCTGCTGCCCGGCATGTTCGTGCGCGCCCGCGTCGAGGAGGGCATCACCGACCAAGCGCTGCTGGTGCCGCAGCGGGCGGTGCTGCGCACGCCGCGCGGCGAGCCCATGGCCTTCGTGGTGAATGGCGAGGGGGTGGTGGAACAGCGCGTGCTGCGCGCCAGCCGCGCGGTGGGAAATGACTGGCTGGTGACCAGCGGGCTCAACCCCGGCGACCGCGTGGTGCTGGAGGGGCTGCAACGCATCCGCGCCGGGGCGCGGGTGCAGGCCACCGAAGGCCCCCTCGCGGCGGCCGGGGGCTGAGGGGGTGGCGCGCTTCTTCATTGACCGCCCGGTCTTCGCCTGGGTCATCGCCATCGGCATCATGCTCGCGGGGCTGCTCGCGCTGCGGAACATGGCGGTGGCGCAGTATCCGGCCATCGCGCCGCCGGCCATCACCATCAACGTCAGCTACCCAGGCGCCTCGGCCGAGACGGTGCAGACGACCGTGGTGCAGGTGATCGAGCAGCAGCTGAGCGGCATCGACAACCTGCTCTACTTCGCCTCCCAGGCCAGCAAGGACGGCTCGGCGCAGATTCAGCTCACCTTCGCGCCGGGCACCAATGCGGACACGGCGCAGGTGCAGGTGCAGAACCGCGTCCAGCTCGCCTCGCCGCGCCTGCCGCTGACGGTGCAGCAGCAGGGCATCCGCGTCGTGAAGTCCTCGGGCAACTTCCTGCTGATCGTGGGCTTCGTCTCGACCGACGGGCGCATGCAGCGCACCGACATCTCGGATTTCCTGGTGGCCAATGTGCAGGACGCCATCAGCCGCACGCCGGGCGTGGGGGATTACCAGGTGTTTGGCGCGCAATTCGCCATGCGCATCTGGCTCGATCCCGCGCGGCTCGTGAACTACGGCATGACGCCCGCCGATGTGGCGGCGGCGGTGCGCGCGCAGAACGTGCAGGTCTCGGGCGGCGAGATGGGCGCCCTGCCCGCCGTGCCCGGCCAGCAGCTGAATGCCACCGTCATCGGCCCCTCCTACCTGCAGACCGTGGAGGAGTTCGGCGCCATCCTGCTGCGCGTGCGCCCCGATGGCGCGCAGGTGCGGCTGCGCGACGTGGCGCGGGTCGAGATCGGCAGCGAGAACTACAATTTCAGCACCCTGCTGGACGGGCGTCCGGCCAGCGGCATCGGCATCCGTCTGGCCACCGGTGCCAATGCGCTCGACGCCGCGGCGGCGGTGCGCGCCACCGTGGACCGGCTGCGCCCGAGCATCCCGCAGGGGCTGGAGGTGGTCTACCTCCAGGACACGACGCCCTTCGTCCAGCGCTCCATCACCAGCGTCGTGATGACGCTGATCGAGGCCGTGGTGCTGGTCTTCCTGGTGATGTACCTCTTCCTCCAGAATCTCCGCGCCACCATCATCCCCACCATGGCCATCCCGGTGGTGCTGCTGGGCACCTTCGCGGTGCTGGATGTGCTGGGCTTCAGCATCAACACGCTCACCATGTTCGGCCTGGTGCTGGCCATCGGGCTGCTGGTGGATGACGCCATCGTGGTGGTCGAGAATGTCGAGCGCGTGATGGCGGAGGAACACCTGCCGCCACTCGAGGCCACGCGCCGCTCGATGGACCAGATCACGGGCGCGCTGATCGGCATCGGGCTGGTGCTGTCGGCGGTGTTCCTGCCCATGGCCTTCTTCGGCGGGTCGGTGGGCGTGATCTACCGGCAGTTCTCGGTCACCATCGCCACCGCCATGTCGCTCTCGGTGCTGGTGGCCATCTTCTTCACGCCCGTGCTCTGCGTGGGGCTGCTGAAGCCGCACAAGCCTGGCCAGGGCACGCGCGGCGTCTGGGGCTGGTTCAACCGCGGCTTCGAGCGGATGACGCGCGGCTATGTGCGCGGCGTGGGCGCCAGCCTGCGCCGCCCCGCGCGCATGCTGCTGATCTACGCCGTGCTGCTGGGCGCGCTGGGCTATGCCTTTCTGCGGATGCCCGGCGGCTTCCTGCCCAATGAGGACCAGGGCATCGCCTTCGCGCAGGTCATCGCGCCCTCGGGCGCCACCACCGACCGCACCCAGCGCGCGCTGGACGAACTCGGCCGCTATCTCCGCGAGGAGGAAGGCGGCGTGGTCGAGAGCTTCTTCGGCATCAACGGCTTCAGCTACAGCGGGCGCGGGCAGAATTCGGGCCTCGGCTTCATCAGCCTGCGCGACTGGGATTCGCGCCCCGGCCCGCAGAACAGCGTGCAGGCGCTGACCGCGCGCATCAACGCGCGCTTCGCCACCTACCAGGATGCCATCATCGTCTCCTCCGCGCCGCCCGCGGTGCGGGAGCTGGGCAATGCCCAGGGCTTCGCCTTCCAGCTGCTCGACCGTGGCGGCCAGGGGCATGAGGCGCTGATGGCCGCGCGTGACCAGCTGCTGCGCCTGGCGGCCGCAAGCCCCGTGCTCTCCGGCGTGCGGGCCAACGGGCTGAATGACGAGGCGCAGTTCCGCATCGTGGTGGACTGGGAACGCGCCAGCGCGCTGGGCCTGTCCATCACGGAGGTGAACACCACGCTCTCCACCGCCTTCGGCGCCACCTATGTGAACGACTTCATGGACCGGGGCCGCATCAAGCGCGTCTACATGCAGGGCCAGCCGGAATCGCGCATGGGGCCGGGTGACCTCGACCAATGGTTCGTCCGCAACGCGACGGGGCAGATGGTGCCCTTCTCCGCCTTCGGCCGCAGCGAATGGGTCTATGGCTCGCCGCGGCTGGAGCGCTTCAATGGCGTGCCCTCACGCGAAATCCAGGGCATTCCCGCCCCCGGCTTCACCACGGGCGATGCCATGGCGGAGATGGAGCGGCTGATGACCCAACTGCCGCCAGGCTTCGGCTTCGACTGGACCGGAATCTCCTTCCAGGAACGGCAATCCGCCGGGCAGGCGCCGGCGCTCTACGCGCTGTCGCTGCTGGTGGTGTTCCTCTGCCTTGCGGCGCTCTACGAAAGCTGGTCCATCCCGACGGCGGTGATCCTCGCCGTGCCGCTCGGCGTGCTGGGCGCGGTGCTGGCCACGCTGCTGACCGGCAAGTCGAACGACGTGTATTTCCAGGTGGGGCTGCTCGCCACCATCGGGCTGACGGCGAAGAACGCCATCCT from Roseococcus microcysteis includes these protein-coding regions:
- a CDS encoding ABC transporter ATP-binding protein, which produces MSEAGVDVQSVSFGYGATRVLEDVSLTVRKGEFFAFLGPSGSGKTTLLRLIAGFGQPERGRIMIGGRDATRLAPWDRNVGLVFQSYALWPHMTVGENVAFGLEQRRVGRAERDRRVRAALDLVGLAHLIDRRPAQLSGGQQQRVAIARTLAIEPEVLLLDEPLSNLDAGLRAGVRAELVELQRRLGLTTILVTHDQEEANAAADRMAVLNEGRVLQVGAPTELYDHPANRFVAGFLGTANMLEGELAADGFHAGGLVLPVAEAAPPGRATLALRPQAITLLREGGALQARVLRAEFLGGHVRYTLEAGEGLRLVAEEPHLRGLAPLAAGSAIGMALDPAQATLLRQ
- a CDS encoding Bug family tripartite tricarboxylate transporter substrate binding protein, which produces MIERRSLGLGALGAAATLGIGAGPAHASFPDRVISIIVPFAAGGATDMAGRLLADKLGPFLSEGGRAVVDNRPGAGSALGANVVRRARPDGYTLLVGSASTFAVAPASGAAAARYHPTEDFTPLALFGLSTMGLLVSRDSGITTTRELLDRMRAAPGRYSYASSGVGGIAHLASEYFCKSAGVEAVHVPYRGGSQTAEAIMKGETLFAIDTVGSNIGQIRAGSLRLLAVTTAARDPNFTDVPTIAEAGVPGYELASWTVLAGPAGMPPEIVEAIGRAAARAISDPTVRERLETTGTVPELNSTPAMTREFLDRQFAIYREVVARIGLRLE
- a CDS encoding phosphotriesterase family protein produces the protein MRLTRDDMRGKAQTVLGLLDPAELGPTLMHEHLLWNITHPAQRDPAITGGPEPGRYWDLLNGQVPDIRNTTQKDRAVAARATAEMVAAGGKTVVELTIGGLEPDPEGLVQVARETGAHIVMGCGHYVHDYQDPANHDRSVDSFAREMIDQVQQGAWGTDIRAGIVGEIGCQWPWTDLEKRVLAGAVIAQQETGAALTIHPARHEDHPWMLVEFLRAHGADLSRTIIDHIDRTIFDDDRLFRLADAGVILEWDLFGQENTYYAHADIDMPNDGMRLRAIRRVIDRGHLEQVVISHDICHTIQFSEWGGHGYAHIQKTVLPHMRKRGWSEAEIEAIMVGNPRRLLTFI
- a CDS encoding efflux RND transporter periplasmic adaptor subunit; protein product: MPLLAAALALLAAGCNEAPSRATAAQPATPPPVAVTVMTLRRAEVPVTTLLPGRTAALRVAEVRPQVGGVLQQRLFTEGEQVAAGQPLFQIAAAPFEAAVQRAEAALARAEAAERAATGIANRYRTLARAQAVSEQNLENAEATLRQTRADVASARAALETARIDLGYTEVKSPIAGRTGRANVTVGALVTGSQAAPLVTVAQFDPIYVDLTQPSARLLQQRRDVESGALRRDSADRAVVRLLLEDGSEYPHAGEVQFSEVIVDQGTGSVTLRALFPNPDQMLLPGMFVRARVEEGITDQALLVPQRAVLRTPRGEPMAFVVNGEGVVEQRVLRASRAVGNDWLVTSGLNPGDRVVLEGLQRIRAGARVQATEGPLAAAGG
- a CDS encoding efflux RND transporter permease subunit; this encodes MARFFIDRPVFAWVIAIGIMLAGLLALRNMAVAQYPAIAPPAITINVSYPGASAETVQTTVVQVIEQQLSGIDNLLYFASQASKDGSAQIQLTFAPGTNADTAQVQVQNRVQLASPRLPLTVQQQGIRVVKSSGNFLLIVGFVSTDGRMQRTDISDFLVANVQDAISRTPGVGDYQVFGAQFAMRIWLDPARLVNYGMTPADVAAAVRAQNVQVSGGEMGALPAVPGQQLNATVIGPSYLQTVEEFGAILLRVRPDGAQVRLRDVARVEIGSENYNFSTLLDGRPASGIGIRLATGANALDAAAAVRATVDRLRPSIPQGLEVVYLQDTTPFVQRSITSVVMTLIEAVVLVFLVMYLFLQNLRATIIPTMAIPVVLLGTFAVLDVLGFSINTLTMFGLVLAIGLLVDDAIVVVENVERVMAEEHLPPLEATRRSMDQITGALIGIGLVLSAVFLPMAFFGGSVGVIYRQFSVTIATAMSLSVLVAIFFTPVLCVGLLKPHKPGQGTRGVWGWFNRGFERMTRGYVRGVGASLRRPARMLLIYAVLLGALGYAFLRMPGGFLPNEDQGIAFAQVIAPSGATTDRTQRALDELGRYLREEEGGVVESFFGINGFSYSGRGQNSGLGFISLRDWDSRPGPQNSVQALTARINARFATYQDAIIVSSAPPAVRELGNAQGFAFQLLDRGGQGHEALMAARDQLLRLAAASPVLSGVRANGLNDEAQFRIVVDWERASALGLSITEVNTTLSTAFGATYVNDFMDRGRIKRVYMQGQPESRMGPGDLDQWFVRNATGQMVPFSAFGRSEWVYGSPRLERFNGVPSREIQGIPAPGFTTGDAMAEMERLMTQLPPGFGFDWTGISFQERQSAGQAPALYALSLLVVFLCLAALYESWSIPTAVILAVPLGVLGAVLATLLTGKSNDVYFQVGLLATIGLTAKNAILIVEFAREGFDRGLSLAEAATQAARQRLRPIIMTSLAFSLGVVPLAIASGAGSGAQNAIGTGVIGGVVAGTVLAVLFVPVFFVLVLRLFRARTRAVGVPAPALGEAPH